The Plasmodium berghei ANKA genome assembly, chromosome: 12 genome contains a region encoding:
- a CDS encoding RING zinc finger protein, putative: protein MERKSGQSKYMHFLPIINSQTKLNILEKNNVLEKVHILPIKKRSSNFHELYNKLNKLINEKNILYEGIVISLKDGSESSDLKISKIPHINEKEESIKIKNKINNDDVFGIDKVSTDESSADENQTFDVDIPLNDNDENNKNINNINSDIFKNKKDNGQKESMPQLLDNNVDYVIINCIPSKGILNHDTLIYTDGKYVDYLKKIEIIIINDINYKKYEKNIKRKFISLKKMIIKKSNEFFNGAMSLFPLYFNFIPELCMSKNRNKVSKNEQCSIEKIINLSTSDEYNTKKKETKKINKIHNIITQKILTAHLIPYFKNNRNKLFYPGKLFNVYNFSFLVSKIDIDISAGFIDDLTEINLRVDGCEAYTNVHIVPLYDTLPTTYNYNLFIDYIKPYIEKNYLNTFSIYDTFFYRGVQFKIMGVDPIDIKCGKGRISANTSIYIQGSVKPTFFDVISNKSFNYIKSLPFEYKPYAILNILQHLDTDSLLRLFPSANTNMEFSTKNEQNILDNLAPLMYIYNKENISYGSKLENKSLFQTSNSGDSKDIIIEQSNAHREINNNIDKSGNDFANKKCSSKIDNNIINEQCVVCFEHFINNDKCIKLTCFHTYHWKCVQNWFRFNLTCPCCRHKLDI, encoded by the exons ATGGAGAGAAAAAGTGGACAaagtaaatatatgcattttttgcctataattaattcacaaacaaaattaaatatattagaaaaaaacaatgtTTTAGAAAAGGTTCATATACTaccaataaaaaaaagaagttCAAATTTTCATGAATTATACAATAAAttgaataaattaattaatgaaaaaaatatattgtacGAAGGGATTGTTATTAGCTTAAAAGATGGTTCTGAAAGTTCCGACTTGAAAATAAGCAAAATTCCtcatataaatgaaaaagaagaaagcataaaaataaaaaataaaataaataatgatgatgTTTTTGGAATTGATAAAGTTTCAACAGATGAGAGCTCTGCTGATGAAAATCAGACATTTGATGTAGACATTCctttaaatgataatgatgaaaataataaaaacataaacaatattaattcagacatttttaaaaataaaaaggataATGGTCAGAAAGAAAGCATGCCACAATTACTTGACAATAATGTCGattatgttattattaattgCATACCATCAAAGGGTATACTTAATCATGATACCTTAATTTATACTGATGGTAAATATGttgattatttaaaaaaaatcgaaataataataataaatgatataaattataaaaaatatgagaaaaacattaaaagaaaatttatttctttaaaaaaaatgataattaaaaagagtaatgaattttttaatggGGCTATGTCCTTATTcccattatattttaattttattcctGAATTGTGCATGtcaaaaaatagaaataaagtttcaaaaaatgaacagTGTTCTATAGAAAAGATAATCAATCTTAGCACTTCTGACGAATACAAtacaaagaaaaaagagacaaaaaaaataaataaaattcataatattataacacaaaaaattttgacGGCTCATTTAATTCCTTATTTCAAAAACAAcagaaataaattattttaccctggaaaattatttaatgtatataatttttcttttctagTTTCAAAAATCGATATCGATATAAGTGCTGGTTTTATTGACGATTTAACT GAAATAAACCTTAGAGTTGATGGATGTGAAGCATATACCAATGTACATATTGTTCCTCTTTATGATACCTTACCAACAACATATAActataatttgtttatagattatataaagccatatatagagaaaaattatttaaacactttttctatttatgatacatttttttatagaggtgtacaatttaaaattatggGGGTAGACCCAATTGATATCAAATGTGGAAAAGGAAGAATAAGTGCTAATACATCAATTTATATTCAAGGTTCAGTTAAACCAACATTTTTTGATGtaatatcaaataaatcatttaattatattaaatcatTACCATTTGAATATAAGCCTTATgcaatattaaatattttacagCACCTCGATACTGATTCATTATTAAGATTATTTCCGTCTGCAAATACAAATATGGAATTTtctacaaaaaatgaacaaaatatattagataATTTAGCTCCtcttatgtatatatataataaagaaaacaTTTCTTATGGTTCAAAATTGGAAAATAAGAGTTTATTCCAAACATCAAACAGTGGCGATTCAAAAGATATTATAATTGAACAGAGCAACGCACATCGTGAaattaataacaatattgATAAATCTGGTAACGATTTTgcgaataaaaaatgttcaAGCAAAATAGAcaacaatataataaatgaacaATGTGTAGTTTGTTTTGAGCAtttcataaataatgataaatgtattaaatTAACTTGCTTCCATACATATCATTGGAAATGTGTACAGAATTGGTTCAGGTTTAATTTGACCTGTCCCTGTTGTCGTCATAAATTGGACATTTAA
- a CDS encoding AP2 domain transcription factor AP2-I, putative, protein METLVNENNINTKSEDGNEHSEKLAEYSNNAKGGENELIYEKKDEIYMNYIEQDKLDVPSLVEICKQQLIVILKDMCTDSNNSDEKTSFLYHLNRLRNALTVVDLHNYIAVFGPCLSYNKLPSTWNISVCDYLKQQLNILRAADSQQNSNNYMNYYDLHNEYEEAIINKKLNYVNNSNFDNNNNKYGNGANDTNVNNNFNLANVMGSSKDNTNLSINGKVINQNNFQNSGGNTNNYCDQNENMVDDYYDCLMRTKLPNESVNNLKYMMNSKQDNPNNADVDNVLSYLKKYELKSNKNNTNKNDDVSKYNNKESDYDYQEEYLKDKMLYDSDMDENNMMDQNFMDGTYNNGVNGRGTRDYDNNGNNLIGMNSNNTNINNKNYNIKLEKIKKNDTMNSWNKPNTEGHPEYLPRIPGVRFNPKKQQWLAAWNDNTREIRKYFSVKQYGFEQARILAVKARQEAEKAGARCKPMFHVHGRKAIDGISNELIKVSLINTQMSSNEMDPNYNNGAPNGSNNAIMGNNCNMIMANSNNLGALQNGINNMNNMGGGNMNTINGMPNIGGMNTLNGINQLNGMNMGNMNGENNNAMLGMALVTAPNDILTKKDLLKSETNKGIKRGRGRPPKRKLSEDSNLSLDEIEQSIRRGYITGNNNGSFNDNGELLECMDPYDKDCTRPMKGVSYNDRKGSWLAYWSIGKIFQMRRFPIKKLGFEKAKELAIQCRLEAEQAGATTTENRNKRGRNLLNNNSNNNLDSMLDNSSMLDHDDNMNDNTNGANKGMNRNMLLPHMHNFNNGQGLGSNVTNSGANPYQHHGMLGAIGGGVHNKIPHSDGQDSENDFSPTKRTRAPRGRRMESLTARANALTPVEGVRFDPYSYSWFAKYLENENSKEPKISKYLLKKWGFNKAHSLAVHTVKCAYKAVPFTDEELLNIFNIDAKNMMNNGNNQNGMININFKDNFANGAVENNAPHFASNNFGNNNLMNNMVMINGALGNNPNMDMNMHAGNSGNISNITNISNPINNNFPGNIGAFKNYTTPGVGNNGMVVVPPGMNNLAELNAINGLDPNGVINAPNDNKIMDPSNINGKDANLENDNTGMDGRNIGNSMNNNINQVNKINGYNFNNLHTGGIGNIIPNNNNVNGHSDNINNYAQNIDGHNISGEKMNSVTNFLIDDNKNSLEHGGINHVANNNNSNNNYNSGNVINSEFLDSINRKNNSNTNNNYMTPNDGIRNSKDTNNENDKINNNLNNGINYVPNNNNSVYGQMDNELTSHNMNTISPSNMTNDMNRNVLNQTYGIQNNSNSHGNMKSDMINNLMDYINNNDNNTNITELQTRTNNVIRDRTNITNNTDVGNNMEGENNNTNNSYDQNGGRNFNGYGNEDGNGNINDPSIYYMNSKSEIKTE, encoded by the coding sequence TTCTGCGAGCAGCAGATTCACAacaaaattcaaataattatatgaacTATTATGATTTACACAATGAATATGAAGAagcaataataaataaaaaactaaactatgttaataattctaattttgataataataataataaatatggaaaTGGAGCAAATGATActaatgtaaataataattttaatttagcAAATGTGATGGGTTCATCAAAAgataatacaaatttaaGTATTAATGGTAAAGttataaatcaaaataatttccaAAATAGTGGAGGAAATACGAATAACTATTGTGatcaaaatgaaaatatggTAGACGATTATTATGATTGTCTTATGCGAACAAAATTACCAAATGAATCagttaataatttaaaatatatgatgaaTAGCAAACAAGACAATCCTAATAATGCAGATGTCGATAATGTTTTATCctatttaaaaaagtatgaactaaaatcaaataaaaataatactaataaaaatgatgatgtttcaaaatataataataaagaatcTGATTATGATTATCAAGAAGAGTActtaaaagataaaatgttatatgATTCAGATAtggatgaaaataatatgatggatcaaaattttatggatggtacatataataatggcGTTAATGGAAGGGGGACTCGAGACTATGataataatggaaataatttGATCGGAAtgaatagtaataataccaatataaataataaaaattataatataaaacttgaaaaaataaaaaaaaatgatacaaTGAATAGTTGGAATAAACCTAATACTGAAGGCCATCCTGAATATTTGCCAAGAATTCCAGGTGTTCGATTTAATCCTAAAAAACAACAATGGCTAGCTGCTTGGAATGATAATACAAGAgaaataagaaaatatttttcagtTAAACAATATGGTTTTGAGCAAGCCAGAATATTAGCTGTTAAAGCTAGGCAAGAAGCAGAAAAGGCGGGTGCCAGATGTAAGCCAATGTTTCATGTACATGGTAGAAAAGCAATTGATGGAATATCtaatgaattaataaaagttAGTCTTATAAATACTCAGATGAGTAGTAATGAAATGGATccaaattataataacgGTGCCCCTAATGGAAGTAATAATGCCATCATGGGAAATAATTGTAATATGATTATGgcaaatagtaataatcTCGGAGCACTTCAAAATGgtattaataatatgaataatatggGAGGTGGAAATATGAACACAATCAATGGCATGCCTAACATTGGTGGAATGAATACCCTAAATGGGATAAATCAATTAAATGGCATGAATATGGGAAATATGAATggtgaaaataataatgcaaTGTTGGGAATGGCATTGGTTACTGCGCctaatgatatattaacCAAAAaagatttattaaaaagtgAAACAAATAAAGGAATAAAAAGAGGTCGAGGTCGACCACCGAAAAGGAAACTAAGCGAAGACTCAAATCTATCATTAGATGAAATAGAACAAAGTATACGAAGAGGATATATTACtggtaataataatggaaGCTTCAATGATAATGGAGAATTGCTAGAATGTATGGATCCATATGATAAAGATTGTACTAGACCTATGAAAGGGGTTTCATATAATGATAGAAAAGGTTCGTGGCTAGCTTATTGGTCAATTGGtaaaatttttcaaatgcGGCGATTTCCAATTAAAAAGTTAGGTTTTGAAAAAGCTAAAGAATTAGCTATACAATGTAGATTGGAAGCTGAACAAGCTGGAGCAACAACAACtgaaaatagaaataaaagaggaagaaatttattaaataataattcaaacAATAATTTAGATTCAATGTTAGATAATAGTTCAATGTTAGATCATGATGACAACATGAATGATAATACTAATGGTGCCAATAAAGGGATGAATAGAAATATGTTATTACCACATAtgcataattttaataatggCCAAGGTTTAGGAAGTAATGTAACTAATTCTGGAGCAAATCCTTATCAACATCATGGAATGCTTGGGGCTATAGGAGGGGGTGttcataataaaattcCACATAGTGATGGACAAGATAGTGAAAATGATTTTTCCCCTACAAAAAGAACTAGAGCTCCAAGAGGCCGACGTATGGAAAGTTTAACTGCAAGAGCTAATGCATTGACACCTGTTGAAGGGGTGAGATTTGATCCATACTCATATTCATGGTTTGCCaaatatttagaaaatgaGAATTCAAAAGAACCtaaaatttcaaaatatttattaaaaaaatggggATTCAATAAAGCACATAGTTTAGCTGTGCATACAGTTAAATGCGCATATAAAGCTGTTCCTTTTACGGATGAAGAAttattaaacatatttaatattgatgcaaaaaatatgatgaatAATGGAAACAATCAAAATGgtatgataaatataaattttaaggATAATTTTGCTAACGGTGCTGTTGAAAATAATGCACCACATTTTgcttcaaataattttggaaataataatttgatgAATAATATGGTAATGATAAACGGGGCACTTGGTAATAATCCAAACATGGATATGAATATGCATGCAGGTAATTCCGGAAATATTTCTAATATCACCAACATATCAAATccaattaataataattttccaGGAAATATCGGtgcatttaaaaattacaCTACACCCGGTGTTGGAAATAATGGTATGGTTGTAGTACCGCCAGGCATGAATAACCTTGCTGAATTAAATGCAATAAATGGATTAGACCCGAATGGAGTTATTAATGCACccaatgataataaaataatggatccatcaaatataaatggaaaagatgctaatttagaaaatgataataccGGAATGGATGGGAGGAATATTGGAAACTcaatgaataataatataaatcaagttaacaaaattaatggctataattttaataatttacataCAGGGGGAATAGGAAACATTATtccaaataataataatgttaatGGCCACagtgataatataaataattatgcaCAAAATATAGATGGGCATAATATATCTggagaaaaaatgaattcgGTAACCAATTTTTTGattgatgataataaaaatagctTAGAGCATGGGGGAATAAATCATGTtgcaaataataataatagcaataataattataattctggaaatgtaataaattcTGAATTTTTAGATTCtataaatagaaaaaataactccaatacaaataataattacatGACTCCTAATGATGGCATTCGAAATAGCAAAGATACAAACAATGAAAacgataaaataaataacaatttaaataatggaataaattatgttccaaataataataattctgTATATGGTCAGATGGATAATGAACTGACAAGCCATAATATGAATACAATATCCCCAAGCAATATGACGAATGATATGAACAGAAATGTGTTAAATCAGACATATGGAATCCAAAACAATAGTAATAGTCATGGAAATATGAAATCAgatatgataaataatttaatggattatataaataacaatgacaataatacaaatattacTGAATTACAAACACGAACTAATAATGTAATTAGAGATCGCACTAACATTACTAATAATACTGATGTGGGAAATAATATGGAAggtgaaaataataatacaaataattcaTATGATCAGAATGGAGGTAGGAATTTTAATGGATATGGAAATGAAGATGGTaatggaaatataaatgatccatcaatatattatatgaattcaAAATCAGAAATAAAAACAGAGTAG